A genomic region of Friedmanniella luteola contains the following coding sequences:
- a CDS encoding MFS transporter, giving the protein MEFLRSLRRLWRHQLFRRLLAVRVATQSCDGLLQIALASFVLFSPERQPDAASIATVLAITLLPFSVLGPFVAVVLDRFSRRQVLVVVDLGRSVLCLGLAALVATGLRTPAVEAVFYGLVLLAMSLNRFLLAALSASLPHTIEPDEYMVANSVVPTVGPAGALVGVGVGTGLRLLLGQSMPDFTANAVLFTVAAAGFVLSVSLALRIPRDRLGPDVEEPTRAGDVVAGLVEALRHLQQRPAAGIGLLTIGAHRVVYGIVTVATILVYRNYFHTVDEVDAAIADLGLLVVVTGAGFVVAAAVTPPGTARLGVRRWLVVSLVASGVLQVLPGAIYATVPLLVAAFLLGVTAQNVKICVDTLVQAHVDDELKGRVFVLYDMVFNMALVVAAVIGALVLPADGKSVLVLVVLAACYLVTAAVFAAVTRGLAMDRGTESLQAQPV; this is encoded by the coding sequence GTGGAGTTCCTCCGCAGCCTGCGGCGCCTGTGGCGGCACCAGCTGTTCCGGAGGCTGCTCGCGGTCCGGGTGGCCACCCAGTCCTGCGACGGCCTGCTGCAGATCGCGCTGGCCTCGTTCGTGCTGTTCTCCCCCGAGCGGCAGCCCGACGCCGCCTCCATCGCCACCGTCCTGGCCATCACCCTGCTGCCGTTCTCGGTGCTCGGCCCCTTCGTCGCGGTGGTGCTGGACCGCTTCTCCCGGCGCCAGGTGCTGGTCGTCGTCGACCTCGGCCGCTCGGTGCTCTGCCTCGGGCTGGCGGCCCTGGTGGCCACCGGGCTGCGGACGCCGGCCGTCGAGGCGGTGTTCTACGGCCTCGTCCTGCTGGCGATGAGCCTCAACCGCTTCCTGCTCGCCGCGCTCTCGGCGTCGCTGCCGCACACCATCGAGCCCGACGAGTACATGGTCGCCAACTCGGTGGTGCCCACGGTCGGGCCGGCCGGGGCACTGGTCGGCGTGGGGGTCGGGACGGGGCTGCGCCTGCTGCTCGGCCAGTCGATGCCCGACTTCACCGCCAACGCGGTGCTCTTCACCGTCGCCGCGGCCGGCTTCGTGCTGAGCGTCAGCCTGGCGCTGCGGATCCCGCGGGACCGGCTGGGTCCCGACGTCGAGGAGCCGACCCGGGCCGGCGACGTCGTCGCCGGTCTGGTCGAGGCGCTCCGGCACCTGCAGCAGCGCCCCGCCGCCGGGATCGGGCTGCTGACCATCGGCGCCCACCGGGTGGTCTACGGGATCGTCACGGTGGCGACGATCCTGGTCTACCGCAACTACTTCCACACCGTCGACGAGGTCGACGCGGCGATCGCGGACCTGGGGCTGCTGGTGGTGGTCACCGGGGCCGGGTTCGTGGTGGCCGCCGCCGTCACCCCGCCCGGGACCGCGCGGCTCGGCGTCCGGCGCTGGCTGGTGGTGAGCCTGGTGGCCTCGGGCGTCCTGCAGGTGCTGCCGGGGGCCATCTACGCGACGGTGCCGCTGCTGGTGGCCGCGTTCCTGCTGGGCGTGACCGCGCAGAACGTCAAGATCTGCGTCGACACCCTCGTCCAGGCCCACGTCGACGACGAGCTCAAGGGCCGCGTCTTCGTGCTCTACGACATGGTCTTCAACATGGCCCTCGTCGTCGCCGCGGTGATCGGCGCGCTGGTGCTGCCGGCCGACGGCAAGTCGGTCCTGGTGCTGGTCGTGCTGGCCGCCTGCTACCTCGTCACCGCCGCCGTCTTCGCCGCCGTGACCCGCGGGCTCGCCATGGACCGCGGCACCGAGTCCCTGCAGGCCCAGCCGGTCTGA
- a CDS encoding CCA tRNA nucleotidyltransferase, translated as MAELLRIAPVAGRLGRLFAEAGHELYLVGGSVRDALLDRLGHDLDFTTSARPDDVEALLRRFSPAVWTIGKEFGTIGCKVEDQGTSWVVEVTTFRSDAYAADSRKPVVQFGDTLAGDLVRRDFTVNAMAVALPENRFVDPYGGLADLAAGQIRTPGTPEASFSDDPLRMMRAARFAAQLGFTPAPEVVAAMTAMADRIAIISAERVRDELTKLLLTDRPRPGLDLLVRTGLADRVLPELPALRLERDEHHRHKDVYEHSLTVLEQAIELEGRLPSRPDLVNRLAALLHDVGKPATRKFEEGGKVSFHHHDVVGAKLVRKRLTALRFSSDEVKAVSELVFLHLRFHGYGEGSWTDSAVRRYVRDAGDQLERLHILTRADCTTRNQAKAARLRAAYDDLEDRIAVLSEQEELASLRPDLDGRQIMALLDVPPGPLVGQAYRHLLELRIEEGPLGPERAEEALRAWWAEQAPG; from the coding sequence GTGGCCGAGCTGCTGCGGATCGCGCCGGTCGCCGGCCGGCTCGGCCGGCTCTTCGCCGAGGCCGGGCACGAGCTGTACCTCGTCGGCGGCAGCGTCCGCGACGCCCTGCTGGACCGCCTCGGCCACGACCTCGACTTCACCACCTCGGCGCGGCCCGACGACGTCGAGGCGCTGCTGCGCCGCTTCTCCCCGGCGGTCTGGACGATCGGCAAGGAGTTCGGGACCATCGGCTGCAAGGTCGAGGACCAGGGCACCAGCTGGGTGGTCGAGGTCACCACCTTCCGCTCCGACGCCTACGCCGCGGACAGCCGGAAGCCGGTCGTGCAGTTCGGGGACACCCTCGCCGGCGACCTCGTCCGGCGCGACTTCACCGTCAACGCCATGGCGGTCGCGCTGCCCGAGAACCGCTTCGTCGACCCGTACGGCGGGCTCGCCGACCTGGCCGCCGGGCAGATCCGGACGCCCGGGACGCCCGAGGCGTCGTTCAGCGACGACCCGCTGCGGATGATGCGGGCCGCCCGCTTCGCCGCCCAGCTGGGCTTCACCCCGGCGCCGGAGGTGGTGGCGGCGATGACGGCCATGGCGGACCGGATCGCCATCATCTCCGCCGAGCGGGTGCGCGACGAGCTGACCAAGCTGCTGCTGACCGACCGTCCGCGGCCGGGGCTGGACCTGCTGGTCCGGACCGGGCTGGCCGACCGGGTGCTGCCCGAGCTCCCCGCGCTGCGGCTGGAGCGCGACGAGCACCACCGCCACAAGGACGTCTACGAGCACAGCCTGACCGTGCTGGAGCAGGCGATCGAGCTGGAGGGTCGGCTGCCGTCGCGGCCCGACCTGGTGAACCGGCTGGCCGCGCTGCTGCACGACGTCGGCAAGCCGGCGACGCGCAAGTTCGAGGAGGGCGGCAAGGTCTCCTTCCACCACCACGACGTCGTCGGCGCGAAGCTGGTCCGCAAGCGGCTGACCGCGCTGCGCTTCTCCAGCGACGAGGTCAAGGCGGTCAGCGAGCTGGTGTTCCTGCACCTGCGCTTCCACGGCTACGGCGAGGGCAGCTGGACCGACTCCGCTGTCCGCCGCTACGTCCGCGACGCCGGCGACCAGCTGGAGCGGCTGCACATCCTCACCCGCGCCGACTGCACCACCCGCAACCAGGCCAAGGCGGCCCGGCTGCGGGCGGCGTACGACGACCTCGAGGACCGCATCGCCGTGCTGTCCGAGCAGGAGGAGCTGGCGTCCCTGCGGCCCGACCTCGACGGCCGCCAGATCATGGCGCTGCTCGACGTCCCGCCCGGCCCCCTGGTGGGCCAGGCCTACCGTCACCTGCTGGAGCTGCGGATCGAGGAGGGACCCCTCGGTCCCGAGCGGGCCGAGGAGGCGCTGCGCGCCTGGTGGGCGGAGCAGGCGCCGGGCTGA
- the sigM gene encoding RNA polymerase sigma factor SigM, giving the protein MPPDHVLPADPDDAGLPDAELLRRHVAGDPDAFGTLVGRHRDRLWAVALRTMRNPEDAADALQDAYISAFRRAGTFRGESQVTTWLHRVVVNACLDRLRRMRTRAADPLPEDLDRAGMLATAPGADPLEQQQQRSDVAAALAQLNPDQRAALVLVDMQGYSVEEAAGILRCAPGTVKSRCARGRARLVPLLADLQPTAGRR; this is encoded by the coding sequence GTGCCTCCTGACCACGTCCTGCCCGCCGACCCCGACGACGCCGGCCTGCCCGACGCCGAGCTGCTGCGTCGGCACGTCGCCGGCGACCCGGACGCCTTCGGCACCCTGGTGGGCCGGCACCGGGACCGGCTCTGGGCGGTCGCGCTGCGGACCATGCGCAACCCCGAGGACGCCGCCGACGCGCTGCAGGACGCCTACATCTCCGCCTTCCGCCGGGCCGGCACGTTCCGCGGCGAGTCCCAGGTGACGACCTGGCTGCACCGGGTCGTGGTGAACGCCTGCCTCGACCGGCTGCGCCGGATGCGCACCCGGGCGGCCGACCCGCTGCCGGAGGACCTGGACCGCGCGGGCATGCTGGCCACCGCCCCCGGCGCCGACCCCCTCGAGCAGCAGCAGCAGCGCAGCGACGTCGCGGCCGCCCTCGCCCAGCTCAACCCCGACCAGCGGGCCGCGCTGGTGCTGGTGGACATGCAGGGCTACTCGGTGGAGGAGGCGGCGGGCATCCTGCGCTGCGCCCCCGGCACGGTGAAGAGCCGCTGCGCCCGCGGCCGCGCCCGGCTGGTCCCGCTGCTCGCCGACCTGCAACCGACGGCGGGGAGACGCTGA
- a CDS encoding type IV toxin-antitoxin system AbiEi family antitoxin domain-containing protein: MSDHPVLTRDLLAAGYSPAEVARLVRSGELVRLRRGAYRTAADLEPDAETRHRQLLLATVPLLAPDSVLSHRSAAVVLGLPVVGALGRVEITRSSVTSGKVRGAVHLRAAPLPDDEVTSVDGWQVTTPARTVVDLARTLPLGPAVAAGDAALRAGTSVEEVESVLASSAGRPGLAAARRACRSLDGRSESAGESLSRVVLHRLGLPPSGLQHEVRSADGALVGRCDFVWEEQRTLGEFDGRVKYGRLLRPGQRAEDVLWAEKLREDALRDLGWQIVRWTWADLDREIVLADRLHRAFRRTAR; encoded by the coding sequence ATGTCCGACCACCCCGTGCTCACCCGTGACCTGCTCGCGGCCGGCTACTCTCCTGCGGAGGTGGCCCGGCTCGTCCGCTCGGGTGAGCTGGTCCGGCTCCGCCGAGGTGCCTACCGGACCGCTGCAGACCTCGAGCCCGATGCCGAGACCCGGCACCGCCAGCTGCTGCTCGCCACCGTACCGCTGCTGGCTCCGGACTCCGTGCTGAGCCATCGCTCCGCAGCGGTGGTGCTGGGCCTGCCGGTCGTCGGCGCTCTGGGACGGGTGGAGATCACCCGGTCGAGCGTGACCAGTGGCAAGGTGCGGGGAGCCGTGCACCTCCGGGCGGCGCCGCTGCCCGACGACGAGGTGACCAGCGTCGACGGCTGGCAGGTGACGACGCCGGCCCGGACGGTGGTCGACCTCGCCCGCACCTTGCCGCTCGGTCCGGCCGTCGCTGCCGGGGACGCCGCCCTGAGGGCTGGGACCTCGGTCGAGGAGGTCGAGTCGGTGCTCGCGAGCTCCGCCGGCCGGCCCGGCCTGGCCGCAGCGCGCCGGGCCTGCCGGTCGCTGGACGGCCGGAGCGAGAGCGCCGGCGAGTCGCTGAGCAGGGTCGTCCTGCACCGGCTGGGCCTGCCACCGTCGGGGCTGCAGCACGAGGTGCGTTCGGCGGACGGGGCACTGGTCGGGCGCTGCGACTTCGTCTGGGAGGAGCAGCGGACGCTCGGCGAGTTCGACGGCCGGGTGAAGTACGGCCGGCTGCTGCGGCCCGGCCAGCGTGCCGAGGACGTGCTGTGGGCCGAGAAGCTGCGTGAGGACGCGCTCCGTGACCTGGGCTGGCAGATCGTCCGCTGGACGTGGGCCGATCTGGACCGGGAGATCGTGCTGGCCGACCGGTTGCACCGCGCCTTCCGTCGTACGGCCCGTTGA
- a CDS encoding DUF6049 family protein, whose product MRALRVLLALLAGCAALLGPLGPAPSAAAAEPEALVRITLTAMTPALPERDGTITLTGRVENVTDERLFRLQAIFWRDQAPITGAEGVEQALASESNVPLGNRHTPVYQDLYTPDDPYLQPGATADFTLTARVADLQLSPADGLYLIGVHVLQNGNTTAVGRTRTFVPVLAEPPGASLRMTSLVVLGSRPSQLRRGVLTDDHLADEVRPGGRLSALLAAADSDAVSFAVDPALVEELTTMRAGYAVQTGDGSTAPGRGQADAAAWLQRFSRVRDDRDGFRLLYGSPDIAALVHDRQTRVLDAAAAASRRVEATASLPLLVLPADGLADEATLRAAERLEPAAVVLSDRSVTDGDEPLLGGGDRPPVVRFSSAASGGGPGPDPRNTPVQVRQRSLADTWVQASEATDGVTRGRVRLVSATNQVQGEDPGVAAPWIRRTTLSDLLSGTPARWDGRLSYPAEAREAELTSGQLATLRGFAASWSTYAELLVDGDAVEIAGQAAVARAASTAWRDEERLRSPWLETQQDALDATLEDQLLISTNPKVSTIAQDGVVFPITVENQLPADPDDPEAGAVRLRLVFVSDNRQRLRIAPIELGDVRDGVRMIRAGDSYTANAQVSAKANGTVPVRAQLQTLDGTPVGRPQRIDVRVTQNGTTGWAIAAAALVVFAGSTALRIRQVNRTRARAAELAAAAPPAPSGLTSAPPPEAPPASRPDPTDA is encoded by the coding sequence ATGAGGGCTCTCCGCGTGCTGCTGGCGCTGCTGGCCGGGTGCGCGGCGCTGCTCGGGCCCCTCGGCCCGGCCCCGTCCGCGGCCGCCGCCGAGCCCGAGGCGCTCGTGCGGATCACGCTCACGGCCATGACGCCCGCGCTCCCGGAACGGGACGGCACCATCACCCTGACCGGGCGGGTGGAGAACGTCACCGACGAGCGGCTGTTCCGCCTGCAGGCCATCTTCTGGCGCGACCAGGCCCCGATCACCGGCGCCGAGGGCGTCGAGCAGGCGCTGGCCTCGGAGTCCAACGTCCCGCTGGGCAACCGCCACACCCCCGTCTACCAGGACCTCTACACCCCCGACGACCCGTACCTCCAGCCCGGCGCGACCGCCGACTTCACCCTGACGGCGCGCGTCGCGGACCTCCAGCTCTCCCCCGCGGACGGCCTCTACCTGATCGGCGTCCACGTGCTGCAGAACGGCAACACCACCGCCGTCGGCCGCACCCGGACCTTCGTCCCCGTGCTGGCCGAGCCCCCGGGCGCGAGCCTGCGGATGACGTCGCTGGTGGTGCTCGGCTCGCGACCGTCCCAGCTCCGCCGCGGGGTGCTGACCGACGACCACCTCGCCGACGAGGTGCGTCCCGGGGGCCGGTTGAGCGCCCTGCTCGCCGCGGCCGACAGCGACGCGGTGAGCTTCGCCGTCGACCCCGCGCTGGTCGAGGAGCTGACCACGATGCGCGCCGGCTACGCCGTCCAGACCGGCGACGGCAGCACGGCCCCGGGCCGCGGCCAGGCCGACGCCGCCGCCTGGCTGCAGCGCTTCAGCCGCGTGCGGGACGACCGCGACGGCTTCCGCCTGCTCTACGGCTCCCCGGACATCGCGGCGCTCGTGCACGACCGGCAGACCCGCGTGCTCGACGCCGCCGCCGCGGCCAGCCGCCGGGTGGAGGCCACCGCCTCGCTCCCGCTGCTGGTGCTGCCCGCCGACGGCCTGGCCGACGAGGCCACCCTGCGTGCGGCCGAGCGGCTGGAGCCGGCCGCCGTCGTCCTCTCCGACCGGTCCGTGACCGACGGCGACGAGCCGCTGCTGGGCGGCGGCGACCGTCCCCCGGTCGTCCGGTTCAGCAGTGCCGCGTCCGGCGGCGGTCCCGGACCCGACCCCCGCAACACCCCTGTCCAGGTGCGCCAGCGGTCGCTGGCCGACACCTGGGTGCAGGCGAGCGAGGCCACCGACGGGGTGACCCGCGGCCGGGTGCGGTTGGTCAGCGCCACCAACCAGGTGCAGGGCGAGGACCCTGGCGTCGCCGCGCCGTGGATCAGGCGGACCACCCTCAGCGACCTGCTCAGCGGCACCCCGGCCCGCTGGGACGGCCGGCTCAGCTACCCGGCCGAGGCACGGGAGGCCGAGCTCACCAGCGGCCAGCTGGCCACCCTGCGGGGCTTCGCGGCCAGCTGGTCGACCTACGCCGAGCTGCTCGTGGACGGTGACGCGGTGGAGATCGCCGGCCAGGCGGCCGTCGCCCGGGCCGCCAGCACGGCCTGGCGGGACGAGGAACGCCTCCGCAGCCCCTGGCTCGAGACCCAGCAGGACGCGCTGGACGCGACGCTGGAGGACCAGCTGCTGATCAGCACCAACCCGAAGGTCAGCACCATCGCCCAGGACGGCGTCGTCTTCCCGATCACCGTCGAGAACCAGCTGCCCGCCGACCCGGACGACCCCGAGGCCGGGGCCGTCCGCCTGCGCCTGGTCTTCGTCTCCGACAACCGGCAACGGCTGCGGATCGCCCCGATCGAGCTGGGCGACGTCCGCGACGGCGTCCGGATGATCCGCGCCGGCGACAGCTACACCGCGAACGCGCAGGTGAGCGCCAAGGCCAACGGCACGGTGCCCGTGCGGGCCCAGCTGCAGACCCTGGACGGCACCCCGGTCGGCCGGCCGCAGCGGATCGACGTCCGCGTCACCCAGAACGGCACCACCGGCTGGGCGATCGCGGCGGCCGCGCTGGTCGTGTTCGCCGGGAGCACGGCGCTGCGGATCCGCCAGGTCAACCGCACCCGGGCCCGGGCGGCCGAGCTGGCCGCCGCCGCGCCCCCGGCCCCCAGCGGGCTGACCTCGGCACCGCCGCCCGAGGCCCCGCCCGCCAGCCGCCCCGACCCGACGGACGCCTGA
- the murJ gene encoding murein biosynthesis integral membrane protein MurJ yields MTDTSTSPTSTPTPAPPDRGGAGRTSALVSASALMAAGTLLSRLLGFGRLMLLVYLFGNATRQADMFTVANTVPNSMYILLAGGVLNTVLVPQIVRAIRGDADGGEAYTNRIMTAGLLGLGLITVLLTLAVPAVIWLYSADSWRAPGLAAQYDSMVVLGYYCMPQVFFYGVHVLAGQVLNARDRFGPMMWAPIANNVVSIGVLGLFLGVFGRGDTSAPFTSGEELLLGLGSTLGIAVQAAVLVPFLRRAGYRFAPRVDFRGVGLGKTLRLAKWTLGFVIVTQLALVVVSRLATGATAGGAGGGITAYYNAYAVWILPHSLVTVSLATAMLPAASRMAAAADLDGVAAETVRAVRLALTVLLPASVAFGVLGVPLAQLAFGFGRGAGDAAAPGWALMTLALGLVPFTIQYLCLRAFYALEDTRTPFFLQIVISAANVVLGLAAVSLVRSPGLVAAALGLAYSLSYLVGVLLSLTRLRRRLPALDLFSLVRHCVRLLLAVAPAAVLAVLLTWWLGRDVDSQPGRALVLAAAGVPAVVVFLVAARLLGIAEVNALVTTLRGRRGGPGPDAAPEEAAHDLATAGDSDTLLRPPSPTIEPPPTAGPASQLRPGTSENADSMAHTAVVRRHPGGEADLGDASTQLHPTHQHATDQQDGAGAGPHWSTTTTKAATLPAGTVLGTRYRLEELLAGSGPAITWRAFDQVLSRSVLVHLLAPGDPAEAQLMAAARRASVATDSRFLRVLDAVPGGSAAGPGGDPELGSYIVCEYATGQSLEVILSQGPLSGLEAGWVVREVADALSGVHSLGLHHRRISPETVIVTPTGNVKIVGLLIEAALRPAATEPLHGPEEPELVDVTDLGRLLYAALVCRWPGGPAYGLPDAPTTGRRWLTPRQVRAGVSPALDDVCDQVLGDPPRHRAAPVTDANALVNALTKVLGAADASGDLERRLRQPIPRVGAHRPSPSAPVSTLLDQPTEPTPVVHDDGPDLSRAAAADAAPLRVTRSVPAAPAPASASASTTVIRTPVPDRPPAPPRKPPRQPRRWIALLVGLVVLLSGVGLVAGLVLSDQLGATPEPGPSATPARQPAPTPTSAVLPVRTARDFDPQGADDQRENPGEVRLAYDGDPSTRWRTVAYIGNPELGGIKRGVGLVLDLGSAQPVASVKVTLSGDGTDLDLRVPRTDPAGTTRPPLGSDAQWDAVAEQEGAKRTATLTPARPVTTRFVLVYLTSLPREGGRYRGGISEVEVRR; encoded by the coding sequence ATGACCGACACCTCCACCAGCCCCACCTCCACCCCCACGCCGGCCCCGCCGGACCGGGGCGGCGCGGGCCGCACCTCGGCGCTGGTCTCGGCCAGCGCGCTGATGGCGGCCGGCACCCTGCTGTCGCGGCTGCTCGGCTTCGGCCGGCTGATGCTGCTGGTGTACCTGTTCGGCAACGCGACCCGGCAGGCCGACATGTTCACGGTGGCCAACACCGTGCCGAACAGCATGTACATCCTGCTCGCCGGCGGGGTGCTGAACACCGTGCTCGTGCCGCAGATCGTCCGCGCCATCCGGGGCGACGCGGACGGCGGCGAGGCCTACACCAACCGGATCATGACGGCCGGCCTGCTGGGGCTGGGCCTCATCACCGTGCTGCTGACCCTCGCGGTGCCGGCGGTCATCTGGCTCTACTCCGCCGACTCCTGGCGGGCGCCCGGCCTCGCCGCGCAGTACGACTCGATGGTCGTGCTCGGCTACTACTGCATGCCGCAGGTCTTCTTCTACGGCGTGCACGTGCTGGCCGGGCAGGTCCTCAACGCCCGCGACCGCTTCGGCCCGATGATGTGGGCGCCCATCGCCAACAACGTCGTCTCCATCGGCGTGCTCGGCCTGTTCCTCGGGGTCTTCGGCCGCGGTGACACCTCCGCGCCCTTCACCTCCGGCGAGGAGCTGCTGCTGGGCCTCGGCTCGACGCTCGGCATCGCCGTGCAGGCCGCCGTGCTGGTGCCGTTCCTGCGCCGCGCCGGCTACCGGTTCGCCCCCCGCGTCGACTTCCGGGGCGTCGGGCTCGGCAAGACGCTCCGGCTGGCGAAGTGGACGCTGGGCTTCGTCATCGTCACCCAGCTGGCCCTGGTGGTGGTCTCCCGGCTGGCCACGGGGGCGACGGCCGGCGGCGCCGGTGGCGGCATCACGGCCTACTACAACGCCTACGCGGTGTGGATCCTGCCGCACTCCCTCGTCACCGTCTCGCTGGCCACCGCGATGCTGCCGGCCGCCTCCCGGATGGCCGCCGCCGCCGACCTGGACGGGGTGGCCGCCGAGACCGTCCGCGCCGTCCGGCTGGCCCTGACGGTCCTGCTGCCGGCGTCGGTGGCCTTCGGCGTCCTCGGGGTGCCGCTGGCCCAGCTGGCCTTCGGCTTCGGTCGCGGCGCGGGCGACGCCGCCGCCCCGGGCTGGGCCCTGATGACCCTGGCCCTCGGCCTGGTGCCCTTCACGATCCAGTACCTCTGCCTGCGCGCCTTCTACGCCCTCGAGGACACCCGGACGCCGTTCTTCCTGCAGATCGTGATCTCGGCCGCCAACGTGGTGCTCGGGCTGGCCGCGGTCTCGCTGGTCCGCTCCCCGGGCCTGGTGGCCGCCGCCCTCGGCCTCGCCTACTCGCTCTCCTACCTGGTCGGGGTGCTGCTCTCGCTCACCCGGCTGCGGCGCCGGCTGCCCGCGCTCGACCTCTTCAGCCTGGTCCGGCACTGCGTGCGGCTGCTGCTCGCCGTCGCCCCGGCGGCGGTCCTCGCCGTCCTGCTCACCTGGTGGCTGGGCCGCGACGTCGACTCCCAGCCGGGCCGGGCGCTGGTGCTCGCGGCCGCGGGCGTCCCCGCCGTCGTCGTCTTCCTGGTGGCGGCCCGGCTGCTCGGGATCGCCGAGGTCAACGCCCTGGTCACGACCCTGCGCGGCCGCCGGGGCGGACCCGGTCCCGACGCGGCGCCCGAGGAGGCTGCTCACGATCTGGCCACGGCCGGCGATTCGGACACCCTTCTGCGTCCGCCGTCTCCTACCATCGAGCCACCACCCACCGCCGGTCCTGCGTCCCAGCTGCGGCCCGGCACGAGCGAGAACGCTGACTCCATGGCCCACACGGCAGTCGTCCGTAGGCACCCTGGGGGCGAGGCCGATCTGGGGGACGCCTCGACCCAACTGCACCCGACGCATCAGCACGCGACCGACCAGCAGGACGGTGCCGGCGCGGGCCCGCACTGGTCCACCACCACCACGAAGGCGGCGACGCTGCCGGCGGGCACCGTCCTCGGGACCCGCTACCGGCTCGAGGAGCTGCTGGCCGGCTCCGGCCCGGCCATCACCTGGCGGGCCTTCGACCAGGTGCTCTCGCGCTCGGTGCTGGTCCACCTGCTCGCCCCGGGCGACCCCGCCGAGGCGCAGCTGATGGCCGCCGCCCGGCGGGCGTCAGTGGCCACCGACTCCCGTTTCCTGCGGGTGCTCGACGCCGTCCCGGGCGGTTCGGCCGCCGGGCCGGGCGGGGACCCCGAGCTCGGCTCCTACATCGTCTGCGAGTACGCCACCGGCCAGTCGCTGGAGGTGATCCTCAGCCAGGGGCCGCTGTCCGGGCTGGAGGCCGGCTGGGTGGTCCGGGAGGTCGCCGACGCCCTGTCCGGGGTGCACAGCCTCGGGCTGCACCACCGGCGGATCAGCCCGGAGACGGTGATCGTCACCCCGACCGGGAACGTCAAGATCGTCGGCCTGCTCATCGAGGCGGCCCTCCGGCCGGCCGCCACCGAGCCCCTGCACGGCCCCGAGGAGCCCGAGCTGGTCGACGTCACCGACCTGGGCCGGCTGCTCTACGCCGCCCTGGTCTGCCGCTGGCCCGGCGGGCCGGCCTACGGGCTGCCCGACGCACCGACCACCGGACGCCGCTGGCTGACCCCGCGGCAGGTCCGGGCCGGGGTGTCCCCCGCGCTGGACGACGTCTGCGACCAGGTGCTGGGCGACCCGCCCCGGCACCGCGCGGCCCCGGTCACCGACGCGAACGCCCTGGTCAACGCCCTGACGAAGGTGCTGGGCGCCGCCGACGCGTCCGGCGACCTGGAGCGTCGGCTGCGCCAGCCGATCCCCCGGGTCGGCGCCCACCGGCCCAGCCCCTCCGCCCCGGTCTCCACGCTGCTCGACCAGCCGACCGAGCCGACCCCGGTGGTCCACGACGACGGCCCCGACCTCAGCCGGGCCGCCGCCGCCGACGCCGCACCGCTGCGGGTGACCCGGTCGGTGCCGGCCGCACCGGCCCCGGCCTCGGCCTCGGCCAGCACCACCGTCATCCGGACGCCCGTGCCCGACCGGCCGCCGGCCCCGCCGCGCAAGCCGCCGCGGCAGCCGCGGCGCTGGATCGCCCTGCTCGTCGGCCTGGTGGTGCTGCTGTCCGGCGTCGGCCTGGTCGCCGGCCTGGTGCTGAGCGACCAGCTCGGCGCCACCCCCGAGCCCGGCCCCAGCGCGACGCCCGCCCGTCAGCCCGCGCCCACCCCGACCTCGGCGGTGCTGCCCGTGCGCACCGCCCGCGACTTCGACCCCCAGGGCGCCGACGACCAGCGGGAGAACCCGGGCGAGGTGCGGCTGGCCTACGACGGCGACCCGTCGACCCGCTGGCGCACCGTCGCCTACATCGGCAACCCCGAGCTGGGCGGGATCAAGCGCGGCGTCGGCCTGGTGCTGGACCTCGGCTCGGCGCAGCCGGTGGCGTCGGTCAAGGTGACCCTGAGCGGCGACGGCACCGACCTCGACCTCCGGGTCCCCCGCACCGACCCGGCCGGGACCACCCGGCCGCCGCTGGGCTCCGACGCCCAGTGGGACGCCGTGGCCGAGCAGGAGGGGGCGAAGCGGACGGCGACCCTCACCCCCGCCAGGCCGGTGACCACCCGCTTCGTGCTCGTGTACCTGACCTCGCTGCCGAGGGAGGGGGGACGCTACCGCGGCGGCATCAGCGAGGTCGAGGTGCGCCGGTGA